The Flavobacterium sp. HJ-32-4 genome contains a region encoding:
- a CDS encoding helix-turn-helix domain-containing protein, producing the protein MTISTCPKCLGTDIVKSGIVRERQRYHCKSCRYHFSVNKVGKKIDDYYVTKALQLYLEGLSYREIERILGVSHVTVSNWVKEFRIRKPTHSDYHPTYKIFNHNELIEFLRNKPNMSGAGMIITELGDKFMLIKWARFKE; encoded by the coding sequence ATGACCATTTCCACCTGCCCAAAATGCCTCGGAACGGATATTGTAAAGAGCGGTATCGTACGCGAAAGACAGCGCTACCACTGCAAATCCTGTCGGTACCATTTCTCGGTTAACAAGGTCGGGAAGAAGATAGACGACTATTACGTGACAAAGGCCCTGCAGTTGTATTTGGAAGGACTCAGCTACCGGGAAATCGAGCGCATCCTGGGGGTTTCGCATGTGACGGTCAGCAACTGGGTCAAGGAATTCCGCATACGGAAGCCCACCCATTCCGATTACCATCCGACGTATAAGATCTTCAACCACAACGAACTGATTGAATTCCTGCGCAACAAACCCAATATGTCGGGTGCCGGCATGATCATTACGGAACTCGGGGATAAGTTCATGCTGATCAAATGGGCGCGTTTCAAAGAGTAA